Proteins encoded in a region of the Massilia sp. UMI-21 genome:
- a CDS encoding addiction module protein, whose translation MSNLVSEIAEQIQTLSEADKHALVRLLLQDVDVDEDADEAWRNEIVRRVKAIRNGEAAIRALQEWQE comes from the coding sequence ATGTCGAACCTGGTTTCCGAGATCGCAGAACAGATCCAGACGCTGAGCGAAGCGGACAAGCACGCCCTGGTCCGCCTTCTGCTGCAGGACGTCGATGTCGACGAGGATGCCGACGAAGCCTGGCGCAACGAGATCGTGCGCCGCGTAAAGGCGATCCGCAACGGCGAAGCCGCCATCCGCGCACTGCAGGAATGGCAGGAATAA
- a CDS encoding ABC transporter ATP-binding protein, whose amino-acid sequence MELKIRNLSKTYANGVVALDRVTLTIPSGMFGLLGPNGAGKSTLMRILATLQECDSGSVFLDDIDVLDEKDEVRRMLGYLPQDFGVYPKVTAYELLDHFAQLKGLSHKHRRREVVDGLLQQTNLWEVRNQRLGGFSGGMRQRFGIAQALLGDPRLIIVDEPTAGLDPQERVRFHNLLSEIGQDKTVILSTHIVSDVADLCANMAIINKGHVLLCGDPQDLTYEIEDYIWARFVTKQELPVFQKRHHVISTRLLTGRTLIHVYSETDPGDGFEPARASLEDVYFATIAGKSLYNPTAGSC is encoded by the coding sequence ATGGAATTGAAAATCCGCAATTTGTCGAAGACCTACGCCAATGGCGTGGTCGCGCTCGACCGTGTCACGCTGACCATCCCGTCCGGGATGTTCGGCCTGCTCGGTCCGAACGGCGCCGGCAAATCGACGCTGATGCGGATCCTCGCCACCTTGCAGGAATGCGATTCGGGTTCGGTCTTCCTGGACGACATCGACGTCCTCGACGAAAAGGACGAGGTGCGCCGCATGCTCGGCTACCTGCCCCAGGATTTCGGCGTCTACCCGAAAGTGACCGCTTACGAACTGCTCGACCATTTCGCCCAGCTCAAGGGCCTGTCGCACAAGCACCGCCGGCGCGAGGTGGTCGACGGCCTGCTCCAGCAGACCAACCTCTGGGAAGTGCGCAACCAGCGCCTCGGCGGCTTCTCGGGCGGCATGCGCCAGCGCTTCGGCATCGCCCAGGCCCTGCTGGGCGACCCGCGCCTGATCATCGTCGACGAACCCACCGCCGGCCTCGACCCGCAGGAGCGCGTGCGCTTCCACAACCTGCTGTCCGAGATCGGCCAGGACAAGACCGTGATCCTGTCCACCCACATCGTGTCCGACGTAGCCGACCTGTGCGCCAACATGGCCATCATCAACAAGGGCCATGTGCTGCTGTGCGGCGACCCGCAAGACCTGACCTACGAGATCGAGGACTACATCTGGGCGCGCTTCGTCACCAAGCAGGAACTGCCGGTGTTCCAGAAGCGCCACCACGTCATCTCCACCCGCCTGCTCACCGGCCGCACCCTGATCCACGTGTATTCCGAGACCGATCCGGGCGACGGCTTCGAGCCGGCCCGCGCCAGCCTGGAAGACGTCTACTTCGCCACCATCGCCGGCAAATCGCTCTATAACCCCACGGCGGGAAGTTGTTAA
- the coq7 gene encoding 2-polyprenyl-3-methyl-6-methoxy-1,4-benzoquinone monooxygenase: MSAYRSNSSLDSLIAGFDKALRVVGGVASSSRPNPGLHATDCELSEDERRHSAGLMRVNHVGEVCAQALYDSQARFGKSPAIRKQFEKSAREEEDHLAWTAERLSDLGSQPSLLNPLWYAGSYVLGSIAAKLGDPHSLGFVVETERQVEAHLNRHLEELPPQDAKSRAIVDQMRVDEIAHGAAAQALGAADTPVPVKLLMTAMSKVMTTTAYHI; this comes from the coding sequence ATGAGTGCATACCGTTCCAACTCTTCCCTCGACAGCCTGATCGCCGGTTTCGACAAGGCCCTGCGCGTGGTGGGCGGCGTGGCATCGTCGTCGCGCCCGAATCCCGGCCTGCACGCCACCGACTGCGAGCTGAGCGAGGACGAGCGCCGCCATAGCGCCGGCCTGATGCGCGTCAACCACGTCGGCGAGGTGTGTGCGCAGGCGCTGTACGATTCGCAGGCGCGCTTCGGCAAGAGCCCGGCGATCCGCAAGCAGTTCGAAAAGTCGGCGCGCGAGGAAGAAGACCACCTGGCGTGGACCGCCGAGCGCCTGTCCGACCTGGGTTCGCAGCCGAGCCTGCTCAATCCGCTGTGGTATGCCGGTTCCTATGTGCTGGGCAGCATTGCCGCCAAGCTGGGCGACCCGCACAGCCTGGGCTTCGTGGTCGAGACCGAGCGCCAGGTCGAGGCGCACCTGAACCGGCACCTGGAGGAGCTGCCGCCGCAGGACGCCAAGTCGCGCGCCATCGTCGACCAGATGCGGGTCGATGAAATCGCGCACGGCGCGGCGGCGCAGGCGCTGGGGGCGGCCGACACGCCCGTGCCGGTCAAGCTGCTGATGACGGCGATGTCGAAGGTGATGACCACCACCGCATACCACATCTGA
- a CDS encoding OsmC family protein, which produces MEVKVSWNGPSGMSFRAETGSGHMVTMDGAPDGGGHNLAPRPMEMVLVGTGGCTAYDVVLILKRGREDVRGCDVTLQAERAETEPKVFTKINFHFTVTGRNLKPAAVERAVSLSHEKYCSASIMLAKTAEITHTVEIVEV; this is translated from the coding sequence ATGGAAGTGAAAGTCAGCTGGAACGGCCCGTCGGGCATGAGTTTCCGTGCCGAGACCGGCAGCGGCCACATGGTGACGATGGACGGCGCACCGGATGGCGGCGGCCATAACCTGGCGCCGCGCCCGATGGAGATGGTGCTGGTCGGCACCGGCGGCTGCACCGCCTACGATGTGGTGCTGATCCTCAAGCGCGGGCGCGAGGACGTGCGCGGCTGCGACGTGACGCTGCAGGCCGAGCGCGCGGAGACCGAACCCAAGGTGTTCACCAAGATTAACTTCCACTTCACGGTCACCGGCCGCAATCTGAAGCCGGCGGCCGTCGAGCGCGCCGTCAGCCTGTCGCACGAAAAGTATTGCTCCGCCTCGATCATGTTGGCCAAGACGGCCGAGATCACGCACACGGTGGAGATTGTCGAAGTCTGA